In one window of Bradyrhizobium diazoefficiens DNA:
- a CDS encoding transketolase — protein sequence MPVDSARLEILTALARKALWLSSWTIHHANHVRANADGLKVGGHQASSASLATTMSALYFSVLKPEDRVAVKPHASPVFHAIQYLFGRQSREKLENFRGFKGAQSYPSRTKDVDDVDFSTGSVGLGVAQTLFASLVQDYVKAHGWMKDRREGRMIALVGDAEMDEGNIFEALAEGWKHGLRNTWWVVDYNRQSLDAVVREGLWEKFETMFRNFGWDVVIVKYGRLMREAFAETGGEALKRWIDNCPNALYAALCFQGGAAFRKHLHDEIGDQGPITRLIDKRSDEELLALMSNLGGHDMASMLDAFESIDHDRPVCLIAYTIKGVGLPFQGHKDNHAGLMTVAQMETYRESQNIRPGHEWDKYEGLAQDAAELDAFLARVPFNKDGRRLSAPVVEVPAQLAFKPSPQMSTQQGFGLVLNEIARGDNELAKRIVTTSPDVTVSTNLGPWVNRRGLFASAEKADLFRSEKIPSTFNWDASPKGQHLELGIAEMNLFIMLSALGLSHHINGERLLPVGTLYDPFIERGLDALNYACYQDARFMVAATPSGITLAPEGGAHQSFATPLIGMAQDGLASFEPAFVDELAVIMGWGFDHMQRDPGEGGSVYLRLSTRSIEQAQRIMTPELQQGITDGAYWLRKPGPNAELVIAYTGAVAPEAIEATGFIGESRRDIGLLAITSADRLHAGWTAARKLRRDRRGVQHLSHIEKLLAELTRDCGIVTVIDGHPAALGWLGSVRGHRVEALGVEQFGQTGSIADLYRHYGIDANAIIDAAESLTTGAPVLHRKMAV from the coding sequence ATGCCCGTCGATTCCGCGCGCCTCGAAATCCTGACCGCACTGGCCCGCAAGGCGCTGTGGCTGTCATCGTGGACCATCCACCATGCCAACCATGTCCGCGCCAACGCGGACGGCCTCAAGGTCGGCGGCCATCAAGCTTCCTCCGCCTCGCTCGCCACCACCATGTCGGCGCTCTATTTCTCGGTGCTGAAACCTGAGGACCGCGTCGCCGTAAAACCGCATGCGAGTCCGGTGTTCCACGCCATCCAGTATCTGTTCGGCCGGCAGAGCCGCGAGAAGCTCGAAAACTTTCGCGGCTTCAAGGGCGCCCAGTCTTATCCCTCGCGGACCAAGGACGTCGACGACGTCGATTTCTCGACCGGCTCGGTCGGCCTCGGCGTCGCGCAGACGCTGTTCGCCTCGCTGGTGCAGGACTACGTCAAGGCGCATGGCTGGATGAAGGATCGCCGCGAGGGGCGGATGATCGCACTGGTCGGCGATGCCGAGATGGACGAGGGCAACATTTTCGAGGCGCTGGCCGAAGGCTGGAAGCACGGCCTGCGCAACACCTGGTGGGTGGTCGACTATAACCGCCAGTCGCTCGATGCCGTCGTGCGCGAAGGCCTCTGGGAGAAGTTCGAGACCATGTTCCGTAATTTCGGCTGGGACGTGGTGATCGTGAAATACGGCCGCCTGATGCGTGAGGCGTTTGCGGAAACGGGCGGCGAAGCCTTGAAGCGCTGGATCGACAATTGCCCGAATGCGCTCTACGCCGCGCTGTGCTTCCAGGGCGGCGCCGCCTTCCGCAAGCATCTGCACGACGAGATCGGCGACCAGGGCCCGATCACCAGGCTGATCGACAAGCGCAGCGACGAGGAACTGCTGGCGCTGATGTCGAATCTCGGCGGCCACGACATGGCGAGCATGCTGGACGCGTTCGAATCCATCGATCACGACCGCCCGGTCTGCCTCATCGCCTACACCATCAAGGGCGTCGGCCTGCCGTTCCAGGGCCACAAGGACAACCATGCCGGCCTGATGACGGTTGCGCAGATGGAGACATATCGCGAGAGCCAGAACATCCGCCCCGGCCACGAATGGGACAAGTACGAGGGCCTCGCGCAGGATGCCGCGGAGCTCGATGCCTTCCTCGCGCGTGTGCCGTTCAACAAGGATGGCCGCCGGTTGAGCGCACCCGTCGTCGAGGTGCCTGCGCAGCTCGCATTCAAGCCGTCGCCGCAGATGTCCACGCAACAAGGCTTTGGCCTCGTGCTGAACGAGATCGCGCGCGGCGACAATGAGTTGGCGAAACGCATTGTGACGACCTCGCCCGACGTCACCGTCTCGACCAATCTCGGACCCTGGGTGAACCGGCGCGGCCTGTTCGCCAGTGCCGAGAAGGCGGACTTATTCCGCAGTGAGAAAATTCCATCCACGTTCAACTGGGATGCCTCGCCCAAGGGCCAGCACCTCGAGCTCGGCATCGCCGAGATGAACCTCTTCATCATGCTCTCCGCACTCGGCCTGTCGCACCACATCAATGGCGAACGGCTGTTGCCGGTCGGCACGCTCTACGATCCCTTCATCGAGCGTGGCCTCGATGCACTCAACTATGCGTGCTACCAGGATGCGCGCTTCATGGTGGCGGCGACGCCGTCAGGCATCACGCTCGCGCCCGAAGGCGGCGCGCACCAGTCGTTCGCGACGCCGCTGATCGGCATGGCGCAGGACGGGCTCGCCTCGTTCGAGCCGGCCTTCGTCGACGAACTCGCAGTCATTATGGGCTGGGGTTTTGACCACATGCAGCGCGATCCCGGCGAGGGTGGTTCCGTCTATCTGCGTCTCTCGACGCGCAGCATCGAGCAGGCGCAACGGATCATGACGCCCGAACTGCAGCAGGGCATCACCGACGGCGCCTATTGGCTTCGCAAGCCGGGGCCCAATGCCGAACTCGTGATCGCCTATACCGGCGCGGTCGCGCCTGAGGCAATCGAGGCGACCGGTTTCATCGGCGAGAGCCGCCGCGACATCGGCCTGCTCGCGATTACCTCGGCCGACCGCCTGCATGCGGGGTGGACCGCCGCGCGAAAATTGCGCCGCGATCGTCGTGGTGTGCAACACCTCAGCCACATCGAAAAACTGCTGGCGGAGCTCACCCGCGATTGCGGCATCGTGACCGTGATCGACGGCCATCCGGCAGCCCTCGGCTGGCTCGGCAGCGTCCGCGGCCATCGTGTCGAGGCGCTCGGCGTCGAGCAGTTCGGCCAGACCGGCAGCATCGCGGACCTTTATCGGCACTACGGCATCGATGCGAATGCGATCATCGATGCGGCCGAAAGCCTCACCACCGGCGCGCCGGTGCTCCATCGCAAGATGGCGGTGTAA
- a CDS encoding Lrp/AsnC family transcriptional regulator, with the protein MPELDAIDRKILSSLQNDSRLTMQELADKVGLSVSPCHRRVKLLEERGVISRYIATVDQKALGLHVSVFISIKLARQKEEDLNRFARAISKWDEVLECYLMTGNRDYLLRVVAADLASYETFLKTKLTRLDGIASIESSFALSQVKYSIALPV; encoded by the coding sequence ATGCCTGAGCTCGACGCCATCGACCGCAAGATCCTCAGCTCTCTCCAGAACGACAGCCGGCTGACCATGCAGGAACTCGCCGACAAGGTCGGGCTCTCGGTCTCGCCCTGCCATCGCCGGGTCAAACTGCTGGAGGAGCGCGGCGTGATCTCGCGCTATATCGCGACCGTGGACCAGAAGGCGCTGGGGCTGCATGTCAGCGTCTTCATCTCGATCAAGCTGGCGCGGCAGAAGGAGGAGGACCTCAACCGTTTTGCGCGGGCGATCTCGAAATGGGACGAGGTGCTGGAATGCTATCTGATGACCGGCAACCGCGACTATCTCTTGCGCGTGGTGGCGGCCGACCTCGCCTCCTACGAGACCTTCCTGAAGACCAAGCTGACCCGGCTCGACGGCATCGCCTCGATCGAGTCGAGCTTTGCGCTCAGCCAGGTGAAATATTCGATCGCATTGCCGGTCTGA
- the ppk2 gene encoding polyphosphate kinase 2, producing MTASDRTAQTAKRERIIQEMADDLDEELEMELDDGRLDELLDDTDVLNPTVDRKIYFRELLRLQGELVKLQDWVQSEKKKVVVLFEGRDSAGKGGVIKRITQRLNPRICRVAALPAPSERERTQWYFQRYVSHLPAGGEMVLFDRSWYNRAGVERVMGFCTDEQYQEFFQTVPEFERMLIRSGIILVKYWFSITDDTQQFRFTMRIRDPLKQWKLSPMDVEARSRWEQYTKAKETMLEHTHLPDSPWWIVDAVDKKRARLNCISHLLSQIPYQEVGHTQVVLPPRVRNPDYHRGPIPPEMYVPSKY from the coding sequence ATGACCGCATCCGACCGTACCGCCCAAACCGCCAAGCGCGAGCGCATCATCCAGGAGATGGCCGACGATCTCGACGAGGAGCTGGAGATGGAGCTCGACGACGGCCGTCTCGACGAGCTGCTGGACGACACCGACGTTCTCAACCCGACCGTGGACCGCAAGATCTATTTCCGGGAGTTGCTGCGGCTCCAGGGCGAGCTGGTGAAGCTCCAGGACTGGGTGCAGAGCGAGAAGAAGAAGGTCGTGGTGCTGTTCGAGGGCCGCGACTCCGCCGGCAAGGGCGGCGTCATCAAGCGCATCACCCAGCGGCTCAATCCTCGCATCTGCCGCGTCGCGGCGCTCCCAGCCCCGAGCGAGCGCGAGCGCACGCAATGGTACTTCCAGCGCTACGTGTCCCACCTGCCGGCCGGTGGCGAAATGGTGCTGTTCGACCGCAGCTGGTACAACCGCGCCGGGGTCGAGCGCGTGATGGGCTTCTGCACCGACGAGCAGTACCAGGAGTTCTTCCAGACGGTGCCGGAGTTCGAGCGGATGCTGATCCGCTCCGGCATCATTCTGGTCAAGTACTGGTTTTCGATCACCGACGACACGCAGCAGTTCCGCTTCACCATGCGCATCCGGGACCCGCTGAAGCAGTGGAAGCTGAGCCCGATGGACGTCGAGGCCCGGAGCCGCTGGGAGCAATACACCAAGGCCAAGGAGACGATGCTGGAGCATACGCATCTCCCGGATTCGCCATGGTGGATCGTCGACGCCGTCGACAAGAAGCGCGCGCGGCTCAACTGTATTTCGCATCTGCTGAGCCAGATCCCCTATCAAGAGGTCGGCCATACACAGGTGGTGCTGCCGCCGCGCGTCCGCAATCCCGATTATCACCGCGGCCCAATCCCGCCGGAGATGTACGTGCCATCGAAGTATTGA
- a CDS encoding zinc-binding dehydrogenase gives MRAAIFRNGEIVVDRMAQPKPGPGQVLVKTLACGICGSDLHARQHAPRMVEMARKTGRTPMDLSRDVVFGHEFCCEIVDYGPGTTGKLKPGTHVCSLPALLTAEGIKGIGYSNEFVGGYAEQMLLSEPLLLEVPNGLAPEHAALTEPLAVGVHAVAKANIRGGEVPLVIGCGPVGLAVIAALKIKGLHPIVAADYSPARRALATQLGADIVVDPRVSQPYATWAEHAQMSDAEKAARLPFQAMLPALKPAIIFECVGVPGLLQQVFEGAPRDARIVVVGVCMESDRSEPMLGIMKELNVQYVLGYTPEEFAASLRLIAEGQVDAAAMVTAEVGIDGVAKAFADLANPEAHTKIIVQPWR, from the coding sequence ATGCGCGCTGCGATTTTCAGGAACGGTGAGATTGTTGTCGATCGGATGGCCCAGCCGAAGCCGGGCCCCGGCCAGGTCCTGGTCAAGACGCTCGCCTGCGGCATCTGCGGCTCCGACCTCCACGCGCGCCAGCATGCGCCCCGGATGGTGGAGATGGCCAGGAAGACCGGGCGCACGCCGATGGATCTGTCGCGCGATGTCGTGTTCGGCCACGAGTTCTGCTGCGAGATCGTCGATTACGGCCCGGGCACCACGGGCAAGCTCAAGCCGGGCACGCATGTCTGCTCGCTGCCCGCGCTGCTGACGGCGGAGGGTATCAAGGGCATCGGCTATTCCAACGAGTTCGTCGGCGGTTATGCCGAGCAGATGCTGCTCAGCGAGCCGCTGCTGCTGGAAGTGCCCAACGGCCTTGCGCCTGAGCATGCCGCGCTGACCGAGCCGCTCGCTGTCGGCGTTCACGCCGTGGCGAAAGCCAACATCCGCGGCGGCGAAGTGCCGCTGGTGATCGGCTGCGGTCCGGTCGGACTAGCGGTCATCGCCGCGCTGAAGATCAAGGGTCTACATCCGATCGTCGCCGCCGACTATTCGCCGGCGCGCCGCGCGCTCGCAACTCAGCTCGGTGCCGACATCGTCGTCGACCCCAGAGTGTCGCAGCCTTATGCGACCTGGGCCGAGCACGCACAGATGTCCGACGCGGAGAAGGCGGCGCGGCTGCCGTTCCAGGCCATGCTGCCGGCGCTGAAGCCTGCGATCATCTTCGAATGCGTCGGCGTGCCCGGCCTGCTGCAGCAGGTGTTCGAGGGGGCGCCGCGCGATGCCAGGATCGTCGTGGTCGGCGTCTGCATGGAGAGCGACAGGAGCGAGCCCATGCTCGGCATCATGAAGGAGCTCAACGTCCAGTACGTGCTCGGCTACACGCCCGAAGAGTTCGCGGCATCGCTGCGCCTGATCGCGGAAGGGCAGGTGGATGCTGCGGCGATGGTGACGGCGGAAGTGGGCATCGACGGCGTCGCAAAGGCCTTCGCCGATCTCGCCAATCCCGAGGCGCACACCAAGATCATCGTGCAGCCGTGGCGATAG
- a CDS encoding DMT family transporter, with amino-acid sequence MPMPEKKQETRRAPARVDHPFKGIALVLLSTVFLGCSDVTSKYLSSSLPSIEITWIRFVTFAVLFLPVMLPGSPLHAMRTERLGLQIMRGTALLGSSLFFITGVSYLPIAEASATGFVSPLFVTALSIIFLSEKVGMRRWIATAIGLMGVMIIIRPGSAAFHVAAFFPIVSAFCWAAALIMTRMMSGREAVLTTMAYSAITGVVIMTVMVPFAWVTPSWTAIGFGIVIGVASTVGQWIIVLAYRYGDASVLAPFSYTQLLWVSILGFFIFGELPDVWTVTGAAFIVASGLYIAHRERIRRAQLLVLEERSPNP; translated from the coding sequence ATGCCCATGCCGGAGAAGAAGCAGGAGACGCGCCGCGCGCCTGCGCGCGTCGATCATCCCTTCAAGGGCATCGCGCTGGTGCTGCTGTCGACGGTGTTTCTCGGCTGCTCCGACGTCACCTCGAAATATCTGTCGTCGAGCCTGCCGTCGATCGAGATCACCTGGATCCGCTTCGTCACGTTTGCGGTGCTGTTCCTGCCGGTGATGCTGCCGGGCTCGCCTCTTCATGCAATGCGGACCGAGCGATTGGGCCTGCAAATCATGCGCGGGACGGCGCTGCTCGGCTCCTCGCTGTTCTTCATCACCGGCGTAAGCTACCTCCCCATCGCAGAAGCGTCCGCCACCGGCTTCGTCTCGCCGCTGTTCGTCACCGCGCTGTCGATCATCTTCCTGAGCGAGAAGGTCGGTATGCGTCGCTGGATCGCGACCGCGATCGGCCTGATGGGCGTGATGATCATCATTCGTCCGGGCTCGGCCGCGTTCCACGTCGCGGCGTTCTTCCCGATCGTCTCGGCGTTCTGCTGGGCCGCCGCGCTGATCATGACGCGCATGATGAGCGGGCGTGAGGCCGTCCTCACCACGATGGCCTATTCCGCGATCACGGGCGTTGTGATCATGACCGTGATGGTGCCGTTTGCCTGGGTGACGCCGAGTTGGACCGCGATCGGATTCGGTATCGTGATCGGTGTTGCCTCCACCGTCGGCCAGTGGATCATCGTACTCGCCTATCGCTACGGCGACGCCTCGGTGCTGGCGCCGTTCTCCTACACGCAATTGCTGTGGGTCAGCATTTTGGGCTTCTTCATCTTCGGCGAACTGCCGGACGTCTGGACCGTCACGGGTGCGGCGTTCATCGTCGCCAGCGGTCTCTACATCGCCCATCGCGAGCGCATCCGTCGCGCTCAGCTGCTGGTGCTGGAAGAGCGTTCTCCGAACCCCTGA
- a CDS encoding aldo/keto reductase produces the protein MNTNPFGKTGADVSVIGQGTWYLDHGDRKRAIAALQRGLDLGMTHIDTAEMYGDAELVIADAIADRRDEVFLVSKVLPSNASRRGTITACERSLKRLKTDRLDCYLLHWRGSYALEDTVTAFEELVKAGKIKSWGVSNFDTDDLDDILDVSGEGKIACNQVLYHLKERAIEHAVIPWCEKHGVAVVAYSPFGHDDFPDARSQGGAVLGRIAEARRATPRQVALSFLTRATTVFAIPKASSAEHAGKNAAAGNLVLTKEEISALDAAFPRGPKPRGLPML, from the coding sequence ATGAACACAAATCCTTTCGGAAAGACCGGCGCAGACGTCTCCGTCATCGGGCAGGGCACCTGGTATCTCGACCATGGCGATCGCAAGCGCGCGATCGCGGCGCTTCAGCGCGGGCTCGATCTCGGCATGACCCACATCGACACCGCCGAGATGTATGGCGATGCGGAGCTCGTCATTGCCGATGCGATCGCGGATCGGCGCGACGAGGTGTTCCTCGTTTCAAAGGTACTGCCGAGCAATGCCTCGCGTCGCGGCACCATCACGGCTTGTGAGCGCTCGCTGAAGCGGCTGAAGACGGATCGTCTCGATTGCTATCTGTTGCACTGGCGTGGGTCGTATGCACTGGAAGACACCGTGACCGCGTTCGAAGAATTGGTAAAGGCCGGCAAGATCAAATCCTGGGGCGTCTCCAATTTCGACACCGACGATCTCGACGACATTCTCGATGTTTCGGGCGAAGGCAAGATCGCCTGCAATCAGGTGCTCTATCATCTCAAGGAACGTGCGATCGAGCATGCGGTGATCCCGTGGTGCGAGAAGCACGGCGTTGCAGTCGTCGCCTATTCGCCGTTTGGCCACGATGATTTTCCGGATGCGCGTAGCCAAGGCGGCGCGGTGCTGGGCCGCATCGCGGAGGCGCGTCGCGCGACGCCGCGTCAGGTCGCGCTGAGCTTCCTCACCCGTGCGACTACGGTGTTCGCGATCCCGAAGGCGTCGTCCGCCGAACATGCCGGCAAAAATGCGGCGGCCGGCAATCTCGTCCTGACGAAAGAGGAGATTTCGGCGCTGGATGCAGCGTTTCCGCGCGGTCCGAAGCCGCGTGGCCTGCCCATGCTGTAG
- a CDS encoding SMP-30/gluconolactonase/LRE family protein: protein MYLETPPRLIETKVFSAMPDTFRRNGVRTDWADANRPGVPTDSFIEGPSFDSDGNLYIVDIPFGRIFRIAPGGEWSLAVEYEGWPNGLKIAADGRILVADYMHGIMELDVRAGRVKPILTSRNSESFRGCNDLHLGSNGDIFFTDQGQTGLHDPSGRVYRLTPGGRLDCLIDTGISPNGLVLDPTESVLFVAMTRDNAVWRLPFMRDGSVSKVGRFCSLFGTSGPDGMTMDAAGRLFVGHASLGHVFVFAPNGELIARIKSCAGPNCTNVAIGGAKKDRLYITESATGSVMVADISGL from the coding sequence ATGTACCTGGAAACGCCGCCACGCCTGATCGAAACCAAAGTCTTCTCCGCCATGCCCGACACATTCCGCCGCAATGGCGTGCGGACGGATTGGGCCGACGCCAACCGGCCGGGCGTGCCGACGGACAGCTTCATCGAGGGGCCGTCATTCGACAGCGATGGCAATCTCTACATCGTCGACATTCCCTTCGGTCGCATCTTCCGCATTGCGCCTGGTGGCGAGTGGTCGCTCGCCGTCGAATATGAGGGCTGGCCGAACGGATTGAAGATCGCGGCCGACGGCCGCATCCTTGTCGCCGACTACATGCACGGCATCATGGAGCTCGACGTCAGGGCTGGCCGCGTCAAGCCGATCCTGACGTCACGCAATTCAGAATCGTTCCGCGGCTGCAACGATCTGCATCTCGGCTCCAACGGCGACATCTTTTTCACCGACCAGGGCCAGACCGGCCTCCACGATCCCAGCGGACGGGTTTATCGTCTGACGCCGGGCGGCCGGCTCGATTGCCTCATCGACACCGGCATCAGCCCGAACGGCCTGGTGCTCGACCCGACCGAGTCCGTGCTGTTTGTCGCGATGACGCGCGACAATGCGGTGTGGCGGTTGCCATTCATGCGAGACGGCAGCGTGTCGAAGGTCGGCCGGTTCTGCTCGTTGTTCGGCACCAGTGGTCCTGATGGCATGACCATGGATGCTGCCGGCCGGCTGTTCGTTGGCCACGCCTCGCTCGGCCACGTCTTCGTGTTCGCACCGAACGGCGAATTGATCGCGCGGATCAAGTCATGCGCGGGGCCCAATTGCACCAACGTTGCGATCGGTGGCGCGAAGAAGGATCGGCTCTATATCACGGAGTCGGCGACGGGCAGCGTCATGGTCGCGGACATCAGTGGCCTGTAG
- a CDS encoding methyl-accepting chemotaxis protein yields the protein MAGRFQFRLGKFHLGLRTQVLLLGVTGVLMVGVIYLAGRQIEDRSHKVADRFTKLESETARLSESLLQGREIATGFLQKPTDKKVATHDETLRAATAHLTAVEELAGALPEDDPLRNALSFRPVISSYATRFSNVVAAQKLVGFNENDGLQGKLRTAVHSVESKLKTFDQPRLAVLMLMMRRHEKDFMLRGEEKYGDELTKRVGEFLPELAKADLPDDAKAEIRKLIDSYKGSFFAFMVGQSTLNEEAEDLAQIYDRLRPNLEAVRGAAGKRLDAVSSELRVVQRYVVWSIGVTVVIMIAIAFWFGRRLTAPLTRMVQAMEHLASGDLDRPIEQIDRRDEIGKISSSLSVFHHKLLENRQLSEAREQAKRDAEVQRKQAMLDIADRFEAAVGNIVDAVTASSSEIELAANGLTNTAEGTNALSATVAAASGQSSASVQSAAAACQAMVTSVGEVGRRVAQSHRVALAAVEQANRTNSQIDALSQTADRIDEVVRMISAVAGQTNLLALNATIEAARAGEAGRGFAVVASEVKALAGQTAKATDEIGRQVAQIQSATKQSVGAIKEIGGTIESMADIASSIAAAVEEQGAAAQAIARDVQQAAQGASEVSTSVENVRRGASDTGAAAGQVHGAALALLDESKRLGSEVEQFLATVRAA from the coding sequence TTGGCAGGCCGATTCCAATTTCGCCTGGGCAAGTTTCATCTTGGCCTGCGTACGCAGGTTCTCCTGCTCGGTGTCACCGGCGTGCTGATGGTGGGCGTGATCTATCTCGCCGGCCGACAGATCGAGGATCGAAGCCACAAGGTTGCTGACCGCTTCACGAAGCTCGAATCCGAGACGGCGCGTCTGTCCGAAAGCCTGTTGCAGGGGCGCGAGATTGCCACCGGATTTCTTCAGAAGCCGACCGACAAGAAGGTGGCCACGCATGATGAGACGCTGCGAGCCGCGACCGCCCATTTGACCGCAGTCGAGGAGCTTGCGGGTGCGCTGCCCGAGGATGATCCGCTCCGCAACGCGCTGTCATTTCGCCCCGTCATCAGCAGCTATGCCACCCGCTTTTCCAACGTGGTTGCGGCCCAGAAACTCGTCGGCTTCAACGAGAATGACGGATTGCAGGGCAAGCTGCGCACGGCCGTACATTCGGTCGAGAGCAAGCTCAAGACATTCGACCAGCCGCGGCTTGCCGTTCTGATGCTGATGATGCGGCGGCATGAGAAGGATTTCATGTTGCGCGGCGAGGAGAAATATGGGGACGAGCTGACCAAGCGCGTCGGCGAATTTCTTCCCGAGCTTGCGAAAGCCGATCTGCCTGATGACGCAAAGGCGGAGATCAGGAAGCTGATCGACAGCTACAAGGGCAGTTTCTTCGCCTTCATGGTTGGTCAGAGCACACTGAACGAAGAGGCTGAGGATCTGGCGCAGATCTACGACCGGTTGCGGCCCAATCTCGAGGCCGTCAGAGGCGCTGCCGGCAAGCGTTTGGATGCCGTCAGCAGCGAGCTTCGGGTCGTGCAGCGCTACGTGGTCTGGTCCATCGGTGTCACCGTCGTCATTATGATTGCGATCGCATTCTGGTTCGGGCGCAGGCTCACGGCGCCGCTGACCCGCATGGTGCAGGCAATGGAGCATCTGGCGAGCGGCGATCTCGACCGCCCGATCGAGCAGATCGACCGCCGCGATGAGATCGGCAAGATCTCGTCCTCGCTCTCCGTCTTCCACCACAAGCTGCTTGAGAACCGGCAATTGTCCGAGGCCCGGGAGCAGGCCAAGCGCGACGCGGAAGTCCAGCGCAAGCAGGCGATGCTGGACATCGCCGATCGTTTCGAAGCGGCGGTTGGCAATATCGTCGATGCCGTCACCGCCTCGTCCTCTGAAATCGAACTCGCCGCAAATGGATTGACCAATACGGCAGAGGGAACCAACGCATTGTCGGCGACGGTCGCCGCCGCTTCGGGGCAATCGTCGGCGAGCGTTCAGTCGGCGGCCGCTGCATGCCAGGCGATGGTCACGTCGGTCGGCGAAGTGGGCCGTCGGGTCGCGCAGTCGCATCGGGTTGCGCTCGCTGCTGTCGAGCAGGCCAACCGGACCAACAGCCAGATCGATGCGCTCTCGCAGACGGCTGATCGCATCGACGAGGTCGTGCGGATGATCTCGGCAGTTGCCGGGCAGACCAATTTGCTGGCGCTGAATGCGACGATCGAGGCGGCGCGTGCCGGCGAGGCGGGCCGGGGCTTTGCGGTCGTGGCCTCGGAGGTGAAGGCGCTCGCCGGTCAAACCGCGAAAGCGACGGACGAGATCGGCCGTCAGGTCGCGCAGATCCAGTCGGCCACGAAGCAGTCGGTGGGCGCGATCAAAGAGATCGGCGGTACCATCGAATCCATGGCGGATATCGCGTCCTCGATTGCAGCCGCAGTCGAAGAACAAGGCGCTGCCGCGCAGGCGATCGCGCGCGACGTTCAGCAGGCGGCGCAGGGTGCATCCGAGGTGTCGACCAGCGTCGAGAACGTCAGGCGCGGTGCATCCGACACCGGCGCCGCCGCCGGCCAGGTGCATGGCGCGGCGCTCGCTCTCCTCGACGAGAGCAAACGGTTGGGCAGCGAAGTCGAGCAGTTCCTGGCGACCGTTCGCGCGGCTTAG